DNA sequence from the Desulfuromonas thiophila genome:
ACCGCGGTCGTCAATCCACTTCGCAGGAGGAGATCCCGCCCATGCTTTTTGACCGTTTCCGCTTGTTCCGGCCCACGCTGCCGAACGCCCTTGTGTTGTTGGGTGCCCTGCTGCTGGCCAGCCCCGCTGGGGCCCAAAGTCTGCTGCAGGCGCTGCGGCAAGGCACCCCGACCCTGCAGTTGCTGCCCGCTTTTGAGGACAAGAGCGTCGATGATGCCACCCGCCCGGCCCGCCAGCTGGGCCTGCGCAGCCGGATCGGCTACCGCAGCGGTGAGTTTGCCGGCTTTCAGGCCTATCTGCAGCTGCACAATGTCAGCCACGCCGAGGAGGCGTTCCGCTTCGTGCAGGATGGCCGCGTGCGTGGCGCGACCGCGATCTGATCGCCGATCCCGATGGCAGCCGCGTGCACCAGGCCTGCCTCGATTACCTGGCGCCGGCGCAGACGCGCCTGCGTCTTGGCCGGCAGAAAATCGTGCTGGAAGACGCCCGCCTGATCGGCAATGTGGACTGGCGTCTCAATGGTCAGTCCTTCGACGCTCTGAGCCTGACCAGCCAGCCGCTGGCGGATCTGAGCCTGTTTGCCGCCGCGATCAACCAGGTCAATACCATCACCCTCGATCTCGATCACCTCTATCTGTTCAATGCACGTTACCGTCTGGCGAGCTTCGCCAGCCTGACGGGTTATCTCTATCTGCTTGATAGCGAAGACCGCCGCGCCAGCGCCCGCGACAGCGCCACCTGGGGGGTGCGTCTGGCCGGACAGCAGGCGGGCTAGAGCTATGCCGTCGATCTGGCGTGACAGGACGATTACGCCGATGGCGAAAACCAGGGTGGCCGCTTCTGCAGCCTGTTCGCGCGCTACCAGTTCGCGCCGCTCTTCGGTCTGGGTGCCGGTTACAGCCGCATCAGTGGCCAGGACGGCAGCAGCCGGCCCTTCGCCGAGGCCAGCCATCAGGACATGCGTACCCTGGCCTGCGCTGATTGCCACATGCCCTATGTGCGGGAGGGTGGCGTCAAGTACTCCAGCCACAAGGTGGGCAGCCCGCTGGAGGATATCCAGAACACCTGTCTGACCTGTCATCGCGAAAGCGAGGAAGAGTTCAAGCAGATCGTCAAGCGCAAGCTTGAGCGCAAGAACGAACTGGCCCGTGCGGCGGCGGCCGCGCTGGCCAAGGCCCATTTCGAGGCGGCCAAGGCGTGGGAGCTGGGCGCCACGGCTGAAGAAATGGCCCCGGCCCTGCTCGATATCCGCCATGGCCAGTGGCGCTGGGATTTCGGTGTCGCGTCCCACGGTGGCTTCTTCCATGC
Encoded proteins:
- a CDS encoding alginate export family protein, with the translated sequence MHQACLDYLAPAQTRLRLGRQKIVLEDARLIGNVDWRLNGQSFDALSLTSQPLADLSLFAAAINQVNTITLDLDHLYLFNARYRLASFASLTGYLYLLDSEDRRASARDSATWGVRLAGQQAG
- a CDS encoding ammonia-forming cytochrome c nitrite reductase subunit c552 produces the protein MRTLACADCHMPYVREGGVKYSSHKVGSPLEDIQNTCLTCHRESEEEFKQIVKRKLERKNELARAAAAALAKAHFEAAKAWELGATAEEMAPALLDIRHGQWRWDFGVASHGGFFHAPEETLRILATAIHKGQSARIKLRTVLARHGAADYEAPGFSSKEEAQALIGLPMDKLVAEKMQFLV